One region of Marivirga arenosa genomic DNA includes:
- the rlmN gene encoding 23S rRNA (adenine(2503)-C(2))-methyltransferase RlmN, which produces MQEKAVHIEKEVIEVNLKKIDIRKMSIEAIAQDLTEFGEKAFRAKQIYEWLWVKSAASFEEMTNLSKGLREWLDENYCINRITIASKQLSNDRTIKVAFKLHDGHEVEGVLIPTENRMTACVSSQVGCSLSCKFCATGYLKRMRNLEAAEIYDQVVMIKELAETHYDMPLTNIVYMGMGEPLLNYKNMMESIEHITSEKGLFMSPKRITVSTAGISKMIKKLADDEAKFNLALSLHAANDEKRSRIMSINDSNNLPVLREALEYYYNKTKSRVTFEYCVFNNFNDSLEDAKELWQFTKYVPAKVNLIEYNPIDQADFTNTEEDKLDQFAKFLEDRGVIVNVRRSRGKDIDAACGQLANKH; this is translated from the coding sequence ATGCAAGAGAAAGCAGTACATATTGAAAAGGAAGTAATTGAGGTTAATCTGAAAAAGATAGACATTAGAAAGATGTCTATTGAAGCCATAGCTCAAGATTTGACTGAATTTGGTGAGAAAGCATTTAGAGCTAAGCAAATCTATGAATGGCTTTGGGTTAAATCAGCTGCCTCTTTTGAAGAAATGACTAACCTATCAAAAGGATTGAGAGAGTGGTTAGATGAAAACTACTGTATCAATAGAATTACTATTGCATCAAAACAATTAAGTAATGATAGAACCATAAAAGTTGCATTTAAACTACATGATGGTCATGAGGTAGAAGGTGTATTAATTCCTACCGAAAATAGAATGACAGCTTGTGTCTCATCTCAGGTTGGTTGCTCATTAAGTTGCAAATTCTGTGCAACGGGTTATTTAAAAAGAATGCGAAACCTTGAGGCTGCTGAAATTTATGACCAAGTCGTAATGATTAAAGAACTAGCCGAAACTCATTATGACATGCCGCTTACTAATATAGTGTATATGGGGATGGGAGAACCATTACTTAACTATAAAAATATGATGGAGTCAATTGAACATATTACTTCCGAGAAAGGATTATTCATGTCTCCAAAAAGAATCACTGTTTCTACAGCTGGTATCTCCAAAATGATTAAGAAATTAGCTGATGATGAAGCTAAATTTAATCTTGCACTTTCATTACATGCTGCAAATGATGAAAAGCGTAGCCGCATCATGTCAATTAATGACAGCAATAATTTACCAGTATTAAGAGAGGCACTGGAGTATTACTATAATAAAACTAAAAGCAGAGTAACCTTTGAATATTGTGTCTTTAATAACTTTAATGATAGTTTAGAAGATGCAAAAGAACTTTGGCAGTTTACTAAATATGTTCCAGCTAAGGTTAATTTAATCGAGTATAACCCAATTGACCAAGCTGATTTCACGAATACAGAAGAAGATAAACTAGATCAGTTTGCAAAATTTCTTGAGGATAGAGGGGTGATTGTAAATGTAAGAAGAAGTAGAGGTAAAGATATTGATGCAGCTTGTGGTCAGCTAGCCAATAAACATTAA
- a CDS encoding SDR family NAD(P)-dependent oxidoreductase, which produces MNIIVSGADGNLGSAVAQKLNSEGHNIFGLVGLDENVSDAEKSFQKQKFDLMDAGAAEKAVENASKTYGELDGAVLTVGGYAGGGIKDVGIEDIHKQIKLNFDTAYNIVKPLMEKMPKGGQIFLIGAKPVLSADELKNVVSYGLAKQLIFSLADIINADFAEHNISAHVVVPSIIDTPPNREAMSDMNFDDWVKPSQIADTIHHYFKHPEIRNGVIKVFNKV; this is translated from the coding sequence ATGAATATAATCGTAAGTGGCGCTGATGGTAATTTAGGAAGCGCAGTAGCTCAAAAACTCAATTCTGAAGGACATAATATATTCGGTTTAGTAGGACTAGATGAAAATGTAAGTGATGCCGAAAAATCATTTCAAAAGCAAAAGTTTGATTTGATGGATGCTGGTGCAGCTGAAAAAGCAGTGGAAAATGCATCCAAAACCTATGGTGAATTAGACGGAGCAGTTCTGACAGTTGGAGGTTACGCTGGTGGAGGTATTAAGGATGTGGGAATAGAAGATATCCATAAGCAAATCAAGCTGAATTTTGATACTGCATACAATATTGTAAAGCCTTTGATGGAAAAAATGCCTAAAGGAGGGCAAATATTTTTAATTGGTGCCAAACCTGTTTTATCAGCTGACGAATTGAAAAACGTAGTTTCATATGGTTTAGCCAAACAACTAATATTTAGTCTTGCAGATATAATCAATGCAGATTTCGCAGAGCATAATATTAGTGCCCACGTGGTAGTACCAAGCATTATTGATACTCCACCAAATAGGGAGGCAATGTCTGATATGAATTTTGATGATTGGGTAAAACCTTCTCAAATAGCAGATACAATACATCACTACTTTAAGCATCCCGAAATTAGGAATGGAGTGATTAAAGTATTTAATAAAGTATAA
- a CDS encoding (4Fe-4S)-binding protein gives MKIKPTKRTYESDDIVVVWQPSLCMHSEKCWRGLPDVFQRDAKPWVNTDGADDKRIKEQVDMCPSRALSAYWKNQEAENSFEHADITHIEVSKNGPLIVKGKIKISDSEGNTEIKERNTALCRCGASNNKPFCDGTHNKIDFKG, from the coding sequence ATGAAAATAAAGCCTACAAAAAGAACCTATGAATCGGACGATATAGTTGTAGTATGGCAACCTTCACTATGTATGCACAGTGAAAAATGCTGGCGTGGATTACCAGATGTATTTCAAAGAGATGCAAAACCATGGGTAAATACTGATGGTGCAGATGATAAGCGAATTAAAGAGCAGGTTGACATGTGTCCTTCAAGAGCGCTTTCTGCATATTGGAAAAATCAAGAGGCAGAAAATTCATTCGAACACGCAGATATAACGCATATAGAAGTAAGTAAAAACGGACCTTTAATTGTAAAAGGAAAAATTAAAATTTCCGATTCAGAAGGGAATACTGAAATAAAAGAGAGGAATACAGCCTTATGCAGATGTGGGGCTTCGAATAACAAACCTTTTTGTGACGGAACGCATAATAAAATTGATTTTAAAGGATAA
- a CDS encoding energy transducer TonB → MEHFKNATRELYSKRPLFFNVGLVLAISLCFIAFEFKVSISEDEKIDFPEDEILIISQDVLRTSQPPKAKPKPVIEPKGEINIVEAKELPAEKKPTEVEIEEVLVDVGTTFKIPEEKVEDNKVYNSNLLEVAPKFNGGIEAFYKYISESIEYPRYEQNRSIEGRVVLTFVIEKDGSLTQVEVLKGVSKGIDEEAKRVIENAPKWEAGRQRGRAVRVRMNIPIYFKLSN, encoded by the coding sequence ATGGAACATTTCAAAAATGCCACTCGCGAATTGTATTCAAAACGACCTTTATTTTTTAATGTAGGTTTGGTTTTAGCAATTAGTCTATGCTTTATTGCTTTTGAATTTAAAGTATCTATTTCAGAGGACGAAAAGATAGATTTTCCTGAAGATGAAATTCTTATTATAAGTCAGGATGTATTACGCACATCACAACCCCCTAAAGCGAAACCAAAACCAGTAATTGAACCTAAAGGTGAGATTAATATAGTGGAGGCGAAAGAATTGCCTGCAGAAAAGAAGCCGACTGAAGTAGAAATAGAGGAAGTATTGGTTGATGTTGGGACTACCTTTAAAATTCCTGAAGAAAAAGTAGAGGATAATAAGGTTTATAATTCCAACTTGCTTGAGGTAGCACCTAAATTTAATGGCGGAATTGAAGCATTTTACAAATACATATCTGAATCAATTGAATATCCGCGATATGAACAAAATAGAAGTATTGAAGGAAGAGTAGTTTTAACTTTTGTCATTGAAAAGGACGGATCCTTAACGCAAGTTGAAGTCTTAAAAGGAGTTTCAAAAGGGATTGATGAAGAAGCCAAAAGAGTAATTGAAAATGCTCCAAAATGGGAAGCAGGCAGACAAAGAGGTAGAGCTGTTCGTGTAAGGATGAATATTCCGATATATTTCAAACTGAGTAATTAA
- a CDS encoding nuclear transport factor 2 family protein, with the protein MKRLLLLSVFTLFLYPAFSQSSESDSVAIMAIIENVFDGMRESDTSKMAPHFHEEAKMQSLTVSTEGNKVSKLNGPEAWLNAVANNTSGKVWNEQVNNIKIISDGAVATAWMNYTFYLGDQLSHCGINSFQFIKMNEKWKIIYIIDSRLKDKCEMN; encoded by the coding sequence ATGAAGCGATTATTATTATTAAGTGTATTTACACTTTTTCTCTATCCAGCTTTTTCACAAAGTTCAGAATCTGATTCTGTTGCCATTATGGCAATCATTGAAAATGTCTTTGATGGCATGCGGGAATCAGATACTAGTAAAATGGCTCCCCACTTTCATGAAGAGGCAAAAATGCAAAGCTTAACTGTTTCAACTGAGGGTAATAAAGTGAGTAAACTGAATGGTCCTGAAGCCTGGTTAAATGCAGTTGCTAATAATACGAGTGGAAAGGTATGGAATGAACAAGTCAATAATATTAAAATTATTTCTGATGGAGCGGTTGCAACCGCCTGGATGAACTATACATTTTATTTAGGAGATCAATTGAGCCATTGCGGAATAAATTCATTTCAGTTTATCAAAATGAATGAAAAATGGAAAATTATTTATATCATTGATTCACGTTTAAAGGATAAATGTGAAATGAACTAA
- a CDS encoding peptide chain release factor 3 — translation MNKLEQEISKRRTFGIIAHPDAGKTTLTEKLLLFGGAINKAGAVKSNKIDTATKSDWMEIEKQRGISVATSVMGFEYKDIKINLLDTPGHQDFAEDTYRTLTAVDSVVMVIDCVKGVEQQTEKLMEVCRMRNTPVICFINKLDREGRDPYDLLDEIEEKLDIQVRPLTWPIGMGKTFKGVYNVFSKNLLLFQPSKQQLNTDGIEIKDLSDERLNKNVGDTLADQLREDVELIEGVYPELNQEEYLTGKVAPVFFGSAINSFGVKEMLDTFINISPAPKERETEERVIKPNEDKFSGFVFKIHANMDPKHRNRIAFVRICSGKFERGSSYLNVRHDKKFRFSNATAFMAQDKETVDEAYPGDIVGLFDTGNLKIGDTLSEGEKGIYKGIPSFSPEIFKEVINKDAMKTKQLDKGLTQLMDEGVAQLFTFEMGARKVVGVVGNLQFEVIQHRLKNEYGASCEFAPMNLYKACWFSSSDKKKLDEFVKSKHRHIARDKDGKLVFMAETKSWLQMVQDNFPEIEFHFQSEF, via the coding sequence ATGAATAAGTTAGAACAAGAGATTAGCAAGAGAAGAACATTTGGGATTATTGCTCACCCTGATGCAGGTAAAACAACCCTAACGGAGAAGCTTTTGCTTTTTGGTGGTGCTATAAATAAAGCGGGTGCGGTAAAATCTAATAAAATTGATACTGCAACCAAGTCCGACTGGATGGAGATTGAGAAACAAAGAGGTATCTCGGTCGCAACCTCAGTTATGGGATTTGAGTACAAAGACATTAAAATCAACCTACTTGATACTCCTGGTCACCAAGATTTCGCAGAAGATACGTATCGTACCTTAACTGCTGTGGATAGCGTAGTGATGGTAATTGATTGTGTGAAAGGTGTAGAGCAACAGACTGAGAAGTTAATGGAGGTTTGTAGGATGAGAAATACGCCTGTTATCTGCTTTATTAATAAATTAGATAGAGAAGGTCGTGATCCTTACGATTTACTCGATGAAATTGAAGAGAAACTCGATATCCAAGTACGTCCTTTAACCTGGCCAATTGGTATGGGTAAAACATTCAAAGGTGTATATAATGTATTTAGTAAAAATTTATTGTTGTTTCAACCAAGTAAACAGCAACTAAATACTGATGGGATTGAGATAAAAGATCTTTCTGATGAAAGATTGAATAAAAATGTTGGGGATACGCTAGCGGATCAATTAAGAGAAGATGTGGAATTAATTGAAGGAGTGTATCCTGAGTTGAATCAAGAAGAATATTTAACTGGAAAAGTAGCCCCCGTATTCTTTGGTTCTGCCATTAATAGCTTTGGTGTAAAAGAGATGTTAGATACTTTCATCAATATTTCCCCTGCACCTAAAGAAAGAGAAACAGAAGAGCGGGTAATCAAACCTAATGAAGATAAATTCTCAGGTTTCGTATTTAAGATTCATGCTAATATGGATCCTAAACATAGAAATAGAATTGCATTCGTGAGAATATGTTCTGGAAAATTCGAAAGAGGAAGTAGCTACCTAAATGTTCGTCATGATAAGAAGTTTAGATTTTCAAATGCTACAGCTTTCATGGCGCAGGATAAAGAAACAGTTGATGAGGCCTATCCTGGTGATATTGTCGGATTGTTTGATACAGGTAATTTGAAAATTGGTGATACCTTATCAGAGGGTGAAAAAGGTATTTATAAAGGTATACCTTCATTCTCTCCTGAAATTTTTAAGGAGGTCATCAATAAAGATGCCATGAAAACCAAACAACTTGATAAAGGCTTAACGCAATTAATGGATGAAGGAGTAGCGCAGCTATTTACTTTTGAAATGGGAGCTAGAAAAGTTGTGGGGGTTGTAGGGAATCTTCAGTTTGAGGTGATTCAACATAGGTTGAAAAATGAATATGGGGCTTCTTGTGAATTTGCTCCTATGAATTTATATAAGGCTTGTTGGTTTAGCAGTTCTGATAAAAAGAAGTTGGATGAGTTTGTGAAATCAAAACATAGACATATTGCCCGAGATAAAGATGGTAAGCTTGTGTTTATGGCAGAAACAAAATCCTGGTTACAAATGGTGCAGGATAACTTCCCTGAAATTGAATTCCACTTCCAATCTGAATTTTAA
- a CDS encoding DUF3185 family protein, whose amino-acid sequence MKKGLLKGIILIAIGAFIIYWSVDHSPNASIGEKVNDLLDDNAYRMSETWYYTSLVGGSIIALLGLRSLLKS is encoded by the coding sequence ATGAAAAAAGGGCTTTTAAAAGGAATTATTTTGATTGCGATAGGAGCATTTATAATCTATTGGTCTGTCGATCATAGTCCAAATGCTTCCATTGGTGAGAAAGTAAATGATTTATTAGATGATAATGCTTACCGAATGAGCGAGACTTGGTATTACACCTCGCTTGTTGGGGGTAGTATTATAGCATTATTAGGTCTGAGAAGTTTGTTAAAATCTTAA
- a CDS encoding DUF4199 domain-containing protein, whose protein sequence is MENQEIEVNNTQHSLKWGGILGLLLIIISLLIYIIDITLVVSSYISIVWIALFIGFGIFSGRDFRSKVGGYLSFKDAFLHAFVAFAVGGFIGTVFDFILFNFIDPDIIPILIDTQMETTMKAMETFGGGNTEMMDGMAEGIKKGYTLQAQALGFLWKLVLYAIGALIVGGINKKKNQEEEF, encoded by the coding sequence ATGGAAAACCAAGAAATTGAAGTAAACAACACCCAACATTCATTAAAATGGGGTGGTATATTAGGCCTTTTATTAATAATTATTTCATTGTTGATATATATTATTGATATTACTTTAGTTGTTAGCTCCTATATATCCATCGTATGGATAGCTTTATTTATAGGATTTGGCATTTTCTCTGGAAGAGATTTCAGATCCAAAGTTGGCGGCTATTTATCATTTAAAGATGCTTTTTTACATGCATTTGTAGCTTTTGCAGTAGGTGGGTTTATCGGAACTGTATTTGATTTTATTCTTTTCAATTTTATCGATCCGGATATTATTCCAATTTTGATTGATACTCAAATGGAAACTACTATGAAAGCCATGGAGACATTTGGTGGAGGAAACACTGAGATGATGGATGGTATGGCAGAAGGCATAAAAAAAGGTTATACACTTCAAGCACAGGCTTTAGGATTTTTATGGAAATTAGTCCTTTATGCAATCGGAGCATTAATTGTAGGAGGTATTAATAAAAAGAAAAATCAAGAAGAAGAATTTTAA
- a CDS encoding Crp/Fnr family transcriptional regulator: MSKKVKNIPCELCLSRRKSMFNEIPEQALCTLSEHKSTLAHNKGQVLFLEGTQPMGLFCISEGKVKIYKTDDSGREQIVRLAKDGDFLGYRALLSGENYNSSATILENAKVCFIPKSSFTDLISKDQDFQNKLMQAVCHDLGVMEQKMADMANKTVRQRLATTLLMLKNSYGIDGDQKTEIDIALTREDLAKIVGTATETLIRLLSDFKKDGLIDINGKKISIVNAKGIAKEIDLFA, from the coding sequence ATGTCCAAAAAAGTTAAAAATATCCCTTGTGAACTATGCCTTAGTAGGAGGAAATCTATGTTTAATGAAATTCCTGAACAAGCTTTATGCACATTGAGTGAGCATAAAAGTACTTTAGCACACAATAAAGGTCAAGTTCTTTTCCTTGAAGGCACCCAACCAATGGGATTATTTTGCATAAGCGAAGGGAAGGTGAAAATCTACAAAACTGATGACTCAGGAAGAGAGCAGATTGTAAGATTAGCTAAAGATGGGGACTTCTTAGGTTACCGAGCACTACTTTCTGGTGAAAACTATAATTCATCTGCAACTATCCTTGAAAATGCAAAAGTTTGCTTCATCCCTAAAAGTAGCTTCACGGATCTTATTTCGAAAGATCAAGATTTTCAGAATAAGTTAATGCAAGCGGTTTGTCATGATTTAGGAGTGATGGAACAAAAGATGGCCGATATGGCAAATAAAACAGTACGTCAAAGATTAGCCACTACTTTGTTGATGCTAAAAAATTCCTATGGAATTGATGGCGATCAAAAAACAGAAATTGATATTGCCTTAACAAGAGAAGATTTAGCTAAAATAGTGGGAACCGCTACTGAAACCTTAATTAGATTACTGTCTGACTTTAAAAAGGATGGATTAATCGATATTAATGGCAAAAAGATTAGTATAGTAAACGCTAAAGGTATTGCTAAAGAAATCGATTTATTCGCCTAA
- a CDS encoding TonB-dependent receptor encodes MRNILLLCLFLGNFSMTYAQTVLIKDAETSKPIEMVSIMSVNKNIFINTNKNGEADISKLKGEKQIQIQRLGYHTETFSYDQLKANDFIILLRSQNFDLNEVVVSATRWKQFSTDTPSKIISISPEEVALQNPQTAADLLGVSGKVYIQKSQQGGGSPMIRGFATNRLLYAVDGVRMNNAIFRGGNIQNVISLDPFAIENTEVLFGPGSVIYGSDAIGGVMSFQTLTPKLSDSNNMILSGKVNTRISSANKEKTLHADFNYGWKKWAFVTSASRWDYDHLRQGSNGPQDYVKPYYVETENGEDRILEQDDPLLQIPSAYTQTNLMQKVRFRPNDKLDFQYGFHYSETSDYGRYDRHNRVRNGLPRYAEWKYGPQKWMMNNLNITYSNESLFFDQLSVRLAHQNFQESRIDRSFQDEIRRTRAENVEAYSANVDLIKSVNQDNTLFYGVEYVRNDVSSNGMEENILNGDQIISASRYPNANWNSMAFYTNYEYKPSSQITLQGGLRYNHFLLNADFDNSFYDFPFKEAKINNGALTGSIGTVYIPNSSLIINANFGTAFRSPNVDDVGKIFDSEPGAVTVPNPNLNAEYAYNWDLGVTKVFNDFLKVDATAYYTLLNNAMVRRNFQLNGQDSIIYDGVNSRVQAIQNAARATVYGVQAGIEVKLWAGINITSDLNYQLGEEELDNGEISPSRHAAPMFGVTRITYNSADFMVQVYTNYQVERSHDQLAVDERGKTEIYALDEDGNTYSPAWYTLNLKLSYQLFKDLHINGGVENITDQRYRPYSSGLSAPGRNYILSLQYVF; translated from the coding sequence ATGAGGAATATCTTATTGCTCTGTTTGTTTTTAGGTAATTTTTCTATGACCTATGCTCAAACAGTTCTAATAAAGGATGCCGAAACTTCTAAACCCATAGAAATGGTGTCCATTATGAGTGTAAATAAAAATATATTTATTAATACTAATAAAAACGGAGAAGCAGATATATCAAAACTAAAAGGAGAGAAGCAGATTCAAATTCAACGTTTGGGCTATCATACTGAAACTTTTAGTTATGATCAGCTTAAGGCTAATGATTTTATCATTTTGTTAAGGTCACAAAATTTTGATTTGAATGAAGTTGTGGTATCTGCAACCAGATGGAAGCAATTTAGTACTGATACCCCTTCAAAAATCATTTCAATTTCTCCTGAGGAGGTAGCCTTACAAAATCCACAAACTGCAGCTGATTTGCTAGGAGTATCTGGAAAAGTATATATTCAAAAAAGTCAGCAGGGTGGAGGAAGCCCTATGATTAGAGGTTTCGCAACCAATCGTTTGTTATATGCAGTTGATGGGGTAAGGATGAATAATGCGATTTTCAGAGGTGGAAATATTCAGAATGTCATCAGCTTAGATCCTTTTGCAATAGAAAATACAGAAGTTTTATTTGGCCCAGGTTCTGTTATTTATGGAAGTGATGCAATTGGTGGTGTAATGAGTTTTCAGACCTTAACCCCTAAACTTTCGGACTCTAATAATATGATCCTTTCAGGTAAGGTAAATACTAGAATATCTTCAGCTAATAAAGAAAAAACTCTACATGCGGATTTTAATTACGGATGGAAAAAATGGGCTTTTGTGACAAGTGCAAGTCGATGGGATTATGATCATTTGAGACAGGGTAGTAATGGGCCACAGGATTATGTGAAACCTTATTATGTAGAGACGGAGAATGGTGAAGACCGCATCCTTGAACAGGATGATCCATTATTGCAAATACCAAGTGCCTATACGCAAACCAACTTAATGCAGAAAGTTAGGTTTCGGCCTAATGATAAATTAGACTTTCAATATGGATTTCACTATTCAGAAACTTCTGATTACGGCAGGTATGATAGGCATAATAGAGTGAGAAATGGGTTGCCACGATATGCAGAATGGAAATATGGGCCTCAGAAATGGATGATGAATAATCTAAACATCACTTATTCTAATGAGTCTTTATTTTTTGATCAGCTTTCTGTAAGACTGGCACATCAAAATTTCCAGGAGAGTAGAATAGATCGTTCTTTTCAGGATGAAATTAGAAGAACTAGAGCGGAGAATGTAGAGGCCTATTCTGCTAATGTTGACTTGATTAAATCTGTTAATCAGGACAATACATTGTTCTATGGCGTTGAGTATGTGAGAAATGATGTGAGTTCAAATGGGATGGAAGAGAATATCCTAAATGGTGACCAAATTATCTCCGCTTCCAGATATCCTAATGCCAATTGGAACTCTATGGCTTTTTATACCAATTATGAATACAAACCTTCTAGTCAAATCACTTTGCAAGGGGGGCTGCGCTACAATCATTTTTTATTAAATGCTGATTTTGATAATTCATTTTATGATTTTCCTTTTAAAGAAGCTAAAATAAATAATGGAGCTCTTACAGGAAGTATAGGCACAGTTTATATACCTAATTCTTCTTTAATCATAAATGCTAACTTTGGGACAGCTTTTAGATCACCCAATGTTGATGATGTAGGTAAAATATTTGATTCAGAACCAGGTGCTGTCACAGTTCCTAACCCTAATTTAAATGCTGAATATGCTTATAATTGGGATTTAGGAGTTACGAAAGTTTTCAATGATTTTCTGAAGGTTGATGCTACAGCTTATTATACACTCTTAAACAATGCCATGGTCCGTAGAAACTTTCAATTAAATGGTCAGGACAGTATAATATACGATGGTGTTAATAGTAGAGTTCAAGCCATACAAAATGCTGCCAGAGCTACAGTTTATGGCGTTCAGGCAGGTATTGAAGTAAAACTATGGGCAGGAATAAACATAACATCAGACTTAAATTATCAATTAGGTGAAGAAGAATTAGATAATGGAGAAATTAGTCCTTCAAGACATGCTGCTCCTATGTTTGGAGTAACTCGCATAACTTATAATTCAGCTGATTTTATGGTTCAGGTCTATACAAATTATCAAGTAGAAAGAAGTCATGATCAACTAGCAGTTGATGAAAGAGGAAAAACTGAAATTTATGCGCTGGATGAGGATGGAAATACGTATTCCCCTGCTTGGTATACTTTGAACTTAAAACTGAGTTATCAATTATTTAAAGATTTGCATATCAATGGAGGTGTTGAGAATATAACGGATCAGAGATACAGACCATACAGCTCTGGACTATCTGCTCCAGGTAGAAATTATATTCTTTCATTACAATATGTATTCTAA
- a CDS encoding FAD-binding oxidoreductase, whose product MANKVKILDVLSLTHNVKRIKTEKPNGYQFTPGQATEVAINKKDWTEEKRPFTFTSLPDEDHLEFVIKTYHDHNGVTNEIDSLVEGDELIIDDAWGAIEYKGTGTFIAGGAGITPFIAIFRDLEKKGEIGENSLIFSNKTGDDVILESYFNDILGENFISTLTHQNIEGHENKMVDMDFLKRHIENFTQHFYVCGPDAMVKDVSKYLEMLGANPEGITFEK is encoded by the coding sequence ATGGCAAATAAGGTAAAAATTTTGGATGTGCTGTCTCTAACGCACAACGTAAAGCGAATCAAAACCGAAAAACCTAATGGCTATCAATTCACACCAGGACAGGCGACAGAGGTAGCAATCAATAAAAAAGATTGGACTGAAGAAAAAAGGCCTTTCACATTTACTTCATTGCCAGATGAGGATCACTTAGAATTTGTAATTAAAACTTATCATGATCATAATGGTGTAACCAATGAAATTGACAGCCTTGTTGAAGGAGATGAATTAATTATAGATGATGCATGGGGTGCCATAGAATATAAAGGAACAGGGACTTTCATTGCCGGTGGTGCGGGGATCACTCCTTTCATTGCAATTTTTAGAGACTTAGAAAAAAAAGGTGAGATAGGGGAGAATAGTCTGATATTTTCAAATAAAACTGGTGATGATGTCATTTTAGAATCATATTTCAATGACATTTTAGGAGAGAATTTCATTTCAACCTTGACACATCAAAATATTGAAGGTCATGAAAACAAAATGGTAGATATGGACTTTCTAAAAAGGCATATAGAAAATTTTACTCAGCATTTTTATGTGTGCGGTCCTGATGCTATGGTAAAGGATGTTAGTAAATATTTAGAAATGTTGGGTGCGAACCCAGAGGGTATAACTTTTGAAAAATAA
- a CDS encoding RluA family pseudouridine synthase, producing MTYQEFLQIVMYEDNHLLVVNKPSGMLVQGDQTGDTPLPEHAKKYLAEKYNKTGNVFCGTPHRIDRPVSGTVVLARTSKALERLSKMFQERQVDKTYWAITEKRPPKTEDTITHWLKKDSNKNMTHAYMSDKKGGLKSTLSYRLVRALGDRNLIEVKPITGRPHQIRVQLSRIGCPIIGDVKYGFPKPTKDGSIALHARAISFEHPVKKEPFKVVSPIPKAFVWSFFEDVIE from the coding sequence ATGACTTATCAAGAATTTCTACAAATCGTAATGTATGAAGATAATCACCTATTGGTGGTAAATAAACCTTCTGGCATGCTGGTTCAAGGTGACCAAACCGGTGATACACCTTTACCTGAACACGCAAAGAAATATCTTGCTGAGAAGTACAATAAAACAGGTAATGTCTTCTGTGGTACACCTCATAGAATAGACAGACCTGTAAGTGGAACCGTAGTTTTAGCTAGAACTTCCAAAGCTTTGGAAAGACTCTCAAAGATGTTTCAGGAAAGACAAGTTGACAAGACTTACTGGGCAATAACTGAAAAGAGGCCTCCTAAAACAGAAGATACTATTACGCATTGGCTTAAAAAAGATTCAAATAAAAATATGACTCATGCCTATATGAGTGATAAGAAGGGAGGCTTAAAATCAACTTTATCTTACAGATTAGTGAGAGCGCTTGGAGATAGGAATTTAATTGAAGTGAAGCCCATAACTGGTAGGCCGCATCAAATACGAGTGCAACTATCAAGAATTGGTTGTCCAATAATAGGAGATGTAAAATATGGATTTCCTAAACCCACTAAAGATGGCTCGATTGCTTTACATGCCCGCGCTATAAGTTTCGAACATCCTGTTAAAAAAGAACCTTTTAAAGTGGTGAGTCCAATACCAAAGGCATTCGTTTGGTCCTTCTTTGAAGATGTAATTGAATAA